A region of the Myxococcus stipitatus DSM 14675 genome:
AGTCGCTGAAGTCGGTGGACGTGGACGCGGTGAAGCGCGCCGAGGAGAACAAGAAGCTCACCGAGCAGGGCATCGTCCCGCCGGGTGTCCATCCCGAGGCGGAGTGGGATGCGGGCGACAGCGAGTGGGTCCACGGTGGGAAGGACGCCAAGGGGCGCAAGCAGGGGCCCTACAAGTACTGGCGCGCGGACGGCACGCTCTGCAACGAGTGCCTCTTCGAGAACGACAAGCCGCACGGCCCCTTCAAGCGCTTCCACGAGAGCGGCGAGGTCTCGCAGGACGGCGAGTTCGTGAGGGGCGACCTCCACGGGCCGCGCACCTGGTACGCCTCCGACAAGTACACGACGGAGCGCATGCACGAGAACGGCGTCTCCACGGCCATCCGCAAGACGGTGATGACGTACGAGCACGGCCGCGTGGTGGGCGTGAAGCACTACGACGGCCAGGACCGCCGCGTCGTCCCGACGACGGGCGAGCCGTACCCGGACCGGCCCCAGAACGTCCCGCTGGAGGCGGAGTACCGCGAGGACATGAACCAGTGGTCGCACGTCAACCTGGACGTCGCGGGCGAGCGCCATGGGCTGTCGCGCTTCTGGCTTCCGGAGGGCGAGCTGCTCTGGGAGGGCGAGTACGTGGATGGCTCGCGCCAGGGGCGGTATCGCTCGCTGGCGAAGGATGAGTACCTGGACCCCGCCGTGCGGTTCGACGAGGGACGCTTCGACCAGGGCGAGGCGTGTGATGTCTGGACGCTGCTGGACGCGGACCGCGCGGTGTTGCTCTCGCGGGACCTGGGCGTCGCGCAGTTCGAGGACGCGCTGAGCGAGTCACAGGTCCTCTCGCATCTGCCTCGGCCCGCGTCGGCGTGGCGCGAGTACGCGGAGACGTGCCTGAAGGAGCGCAAGCACCGGGAGGCGGTGCTGGCCATGGCGCGCGCGGTGGCGAGCGACCAGCAGGTGGCGCCGATGCTCGAGTTGCTGGAGCGCGTGGCCCTGCCGAGGACGCCGCGGAACGCGCGAGGCACGGCGGGCGAGGTGCTGGAGAACGCGAGCAACTCCTGGGCGGCCCTGGCGGGCGCGCTGGTGCGCGGCGGCGACGTGGCCATGCTGCTGCGCGGCTGCGCGGTGTTGCTGGACCAGTCGGACAAGCCTCGGGCGGCCTTGGACTTCATCAACGCGGCGATGCTGCTGGCGCCGGAGCGCGCGGAGTACCTGTTCACGCGCGGCCTCATCCTGTTGAACATGGGGCTGGACGCGCACGCGCTGAAGGACGCGGAGGGCCTCGCGAAGGTGGAGCCCGACACGGCGGACTTCCTCCGGTCCTACACGCGGGGCCTGTTCCCCGTGTTCGACTTCTGGCCGGCGAAGGAGACGCCGCACTCGACCTACAACAACCTGCCGGAGGCGCCCGCGCAGCCGCTCAGCGCCATCCAGCGAGTCGTCCAGAAGTACGCCACGCGGTTGCAGAAGATCCGCACCGAGCTCCAGGGCCGCTTCAAGGCCGGGGTGTCGATGCCGTGGATGCCGCCGGACCTGTCCGCGCTGCTCCCCGAGGGGCCGGTGGAACTGCTGGAGGAAGAGGTGGACGTGGGCGAGGACTCCGTCTCCGTGGACGAGAGCCTGGCGGTGGCCGGCGTGGGGTTGCCGGACCTGATTCGCTTTGCCCGCGCGGATTGGAGCGCGCTCACCTGGCTG
Encoded here:
- the trxA gene encoding thioredoxin codes for the protein MSEHPVDLTAESFEQTTGAPGLVLVDFWAEWCGPCRNFAPIFAATAQKHPDVVFGKVDTEAEQDLAGRFEVQSIPTLMAFKGGVVVHRSSGAMPAGRLDALVKSLKSVDVDAVKRAEENKKLTEQGIVPPGVHPEAEWDAGDSEWVHGGKDAKGRKQGPYKYWRADGTLCNECLFENDKPHGPFKRFHESGEVSQDGEFVRGDLHGPRTWYASDKYTTERMHENGVSTAIRKTVMTYEHGRVVGVKHYDGQDRRVVPTTGEPYPDRPQNVPLEAEYREDMNQWSHVNLDVAGERHGLSRFWLPEGELLWEGEYVDGSRQGRYRSLAKDEYLDPAVRFDEGRFDQGEACDVWTLLDADRAVLLSRDLGVAQFEDALSESQVLSHLPRPASAWREYAETCLKERKHREAVLAMARAVASDQQVAPMLELLERVALPRTPRNARGTAGEVLENASNSWAALAGALVRGGDVAMLLRGCAVLLDQSDKPRAALDFINAAMLLAPERAEYLFTRGLILLNMGLDAHALKDAEGLAKVEPDTADFLRSYTRGLFPVFDFWPAKETPHSTYNNLPEAPAQPLSAIQRVVQKYATRLQKIRTELQGRFKAGVSMPWMPPDLSALLPEGPVELLEEEVDVGEDSVSVDESLAVAGVGLPDLIRFARADWSALTWLLWACGESKLVMPKKVASPENFGHAAGMSSQRLWRARDRRVTGGRGAKASGAASFDFEGVAIDAVHPQLVGIVEQHYSETQAMFYWLADSDNVSPWQDNLRGS